A window of Solanum stenotomum isolate F172 chromosome 3, ASM1918654v1, whole genome shotgun sequence contains these coding sequences:
- the LOC125857535 gene encoding amino acid transporter AVT1C-like, with protein MKNSISEQSFYIESEEEDDEHLEKHENEEEGNESDFSNEDNNDDETNRPNSLTSAWPQSYRQSMDLYSNVPSPSLHFLGTPSLSRLGSSFFGSSLIRRHTPEVLPSLHKPLILPAEEEKAPHRRSSHGLIPPLHPRKSSIKKIPDIERPSKDAHGLPISNQSTYGQAVVNGMNVLCGVGLLSTPYAVKEGGWAGLSILFIFGILSFYTGMLLRYCLDSQPGLETYPDIGQAAFGTMGRIVISIILYVELYASCVEYIILEGDNLSAIFPNAHLSLGGFELDARHLFVVIAALAILPTVWLRDLSVLSYISVGGVIASILVVLCLYWAGLVDHVGFESKGTVLNLPTLPVAIGLYGFCYSGHAVFPNIYTSLADRSQFPAVLLTSFGLVTLLYGGTAVLGYLMFGDSAESQFTLNLPKGLMASKVAVWTTVVNPFTKYPFPESMICTFALTLSPVAMSLEELLPSKHTKSHVYPILIRTALTISTVVVGLAVPFFGLVMALIGSLLTMLVTLILPCVCFLRILKGKTSRLQVTICVFIITVGTASALIGSYSALSKIIQSMI; from the exons atgaagaattcCATATCTGAACAGAGTTTCTACATAGAAAGTGAGGAAGAGGATGATGAACATTTGGAAAAacatgaaaatgaagaagaaggaaatgaATCTGATTTTTCAAATGAagataataatgatgatgaaactAATCGACCAAATTCCTTAACCTCTGCTTGGCCACAGAGTTACAG GCAATCTATGGATCTATACAGTAATGTACCATCTCCAAGTCTTCACTTCTTGGGAACACCTTCATTATCTAGGCTAGGAAGCTCATTCTTTGGCTCATCTCTCATAAGAAGACACACTCCTGAGGTATTGCCCTCTCTTCACAAGCCTCTAATACTACcagcagaagaagaaaaagcaCCTCACAGGCGTAGTTCTCATGGTTTGATACCTCCCCTACATCCGAGGAAGTCTTCTATTAAGAAAATACCTGATATTGAGAGACCTTCCAAGGATGCACATGGACTTCCAATTTCTAACCAAAGCACCTATGGCCAAGCAGTGGTAAATG GCATGAATGTTCTCTGCGGAGTAGGCCTTCTTTCTACTCCTTATGCTGTGAAGGAAGGTGGATGGGCCGGACTTTCAATATTATTCATTTTCGGCATACTTTCTTTCTATACTGGCATGCTCCTGAGGTACTGCTTGGATAGCCAACCAGGGCTTGAGACGTACCCAGACATTGGTCAGGCTGCTTTTGGTACAATGGGACGAATTGTTATATCA ATAATCTTATATGTGGAATTATAT GCCTCCTGTGTTGAATACATAATCTTGGAGGGTGATAACTTGTCTGCTATATTTCCAAATGCACATTTAAGTTTGGGTGGGTTTGAGTTAGATGCTCGCCATCTTTTTGTTGTGATAGCTGCCCTGGCTATTCTTCCTACTGTTTGGCTGCGTGACCTCAGTGTCCTAAGTTATATCTCAG TTGGAGGAGTTATTGCTTCTATTTTGGTGGTCCTTTGCTTGTACTGGGCTGGCTTGGTGGATCATGTAGGCTTTGAAAGCAAAGGGACTGTACTTAACCTACCAACTCTTCCTGTTGCTATTGGGCTTTATGGATTTTGTTACTCTGGGCATGCGGTCTTTCCCAATATATATACATCCCTAGCGGATCGTAGTCAATTTCCTGCAGTCCTCTTGACCAG TTTTGGTTTGGTGACTCTGTTGTATGGTGGAACAGCTGTGTTGGGATACCTGATGTTTGGGGACTCAGCTGAATCCCAGTTTACTCTAAATTTGCCCAAAGGATTAATGGCTTCCAAGGTTGCTGTATGGACAACT GTTGTTAATCCTTTTACAAAATATCCTTTTCCTGAATCCATGAT ATGTACATTTGCTTTAACACTGTCTCCAGTAGCAATGAGTTTGGAGGAATTGTTGCCGTCAAAACACACCAAATCTCACGTGTACCCAATCCTCATTAGAACTGCATTGACAATCTCCACAGTAGTAGTTGGTCTTGCGGTTCCCTTTTTTG GTTTGGTAATGGCATTGATTGGATCTTTACTTACAATGCTAGTA ACTCTAAT